The Chromatiales bacterium sequence TCCCAGAACCTTCGCTGCCAGATGCCGCGTTCGTTGCGCGATCGTCGCGAGGGGCTTACCGCATCATGCGGCCCAATCGCACCGCGTACATCACGCGAGAAGGCGGCCTTGATCATTCCCCAGCGTTTCGAATACTCCGCGTCGCCGTCGGGCAATTGCCAGATGCAGTGAAGGTGATCCGGCAAAAGTACCCACGCGTCAATAACAAACGGCAGCGTTTCGCGCGTACGTGCAATGGCCGTGCGCAGCGCGGCGCGTGATTCGGGGCGTGTGAGAATCGGCCGGCGTTGGAACGCCACGACCGTGAAAAACCATTTCGCACCGGGCGTGCGTGATCGCCGGTAATTCGGCATCGGGTCCCTCCGTTGATGAATCCATGATCGAAACCACCCGGCGTAGGGTGCGCACCGCGCACCGATTCGAACGTTTGGGCGTGGTGACCGGTGCGGGCGCCGAGGGGGTACGCCACCTTCCCCGTAGACACCGAAGCATTTGCTCCTGCGTAACCGGACATGCGAATTTCCCGGTTGTCACGACGCCCGC is a genomic window containing:
- a CDS encoding transposase, which gives rise to MPNYRRSRTPGAKWFFTVVAFQRRPILTRPESRAALRTAIARTRETLPFVIDAWVLLPDHLHCIWQLPDGDAEYSKRWGMIKAAFSRDVRGAIGPHDAVSPSRRSRNERGIWQRRFWEHRIRDDEDLRRHVDYLHFNPVKHGHVRRVADWPWSSFHRYVADGRYPADWGGSADPRAAPQVGE